CAAACCTCAATATGTCAAATCCTCTTATGAGAATGGGTGAATTAAGTTTTACTTGGCGAGTTTATAATATTAAATTTTAATTTCTTTTAAATAGAAAACTCAGTAAAAATAAAATAGATATAACACTAACAATAACAGGACCTGTTGGTAAATTAAACATATAGGATATAAATATACCAAGCGCAGTTCCGAAAATCCCAAAAAGAATAGACAACCAAAACGTTCCCTTAAGACTTTCAGAAACATTCATTGCAGTTGCAGCAGGAATTACAACGAGAGCAGATACAAGAATAATACCCACAACTTTTGTTGCAAGCAATACTACAAGAGAGACCAAAAACATAAAAAGATAGTCAAGTATTTCTACTTTGTAACCTTTAATCTTTGCAAAATCCCTATCAAGGGCAACGAGTATAAACGTTTTTAAAAATAGAGCAATGAGTGAAATTACAAAAATAGAAATTACAATTAATAGAAG
This window of the Caldisericaceae bacterium genome carries:
- a CDS encoding metal ABC transporter permease; its protein translation is MNPVLVRTFIAGISVSFLCSVVGVFVVVRKMAFFVHAVSHSALTGVAIGYLLGTSPFLSSIGFGIIAGVSVSYLIGKSKLFVDTVIGILLPFTMSIGLILLSFVRGYKPDVMSYLFGDILSTGKRDLLLLIVISIFVISLIALFLKTFILVALDRDFAKIKGYKVEILDYLFMFLVSLVVLLATKVVGIILVSALVVIPAATAMNVSESLKGTFWLSILFGIFGTALGIFISYMFNLPTGPVIVSVISILFLLSFLFKRN